GTATGAGGGCCGCATGCTTTCCCCCCCCGAACCCGCCAGCCCAGTCCAGCCGGCCGCCAGCCCGGTCGTTAACGACGTACCCGACATCGTGGTCGACGAACCTCTGGAGGATATGCGCGCGCGATTGCCAGAGGTGGAACCCCAGCAGAACCCAACGCCAGAACCTTCGAGCGATCCGGCAAGATCGACTTCAACGCCAGCCACCAGCGGCCACATGCCAAACGTCTTGCCGGCAGGGCCAGTCCTGAGTCATGATCCCGGCAATCCGCTCGGCACACTCGCCGAGCTGTTCGACGTCAACTGGTACCTCGCGCACACTGACGATCCCGCCGCCCGCCGAAATCCGCTGGGACACTATCTTCTGGCCGGCACGGCGCAAGGATTGAATCCTCATCCCCTGTTTCATACGGCTTGGTATCTGGCAACGTATCCGGATGTCGCCGCCAGCGGAATCAACCCGTTCGCACACTATGTCGCCAACGGCGCACGCGAACTGCGCAATCCGTGCCGGCTCTTTGACGCGAAATGGTACGCCGAACGCTATCCCGACGTGCCCGCCGACCATGGCAATGCGCTGAAGCACTACTGCACGCACGGAGCCAGGGAGGGCCGGGATCCTCATCCTCTCTTCAATACCAGGTGGTATCTGGATACCTACCCGGAGGCGCTCGAGTACGGTTTCGATCCGCTATCCCATTTTCTCCATCACGGAGAATCGGCAGGCTATGCCCCAGGCCCCACGTTCAACCCGGAATGGTACAAGCTGCGCCACCCCGATCTGGTTCACTGGCCCGACAGCCTGCTAGCGCACTACCTTGCATTTGGCATGGCTGAAGGCCGCACCGCAGCGCCCGGACCTCTGGATTTTCAATCCGAGACCGAATTGCGCAACGCCATCGCGGCGGCGGCGCCGTCGCGCGAAAGCCTGCAAGCAACAATACGGTTGCCGGTGACCGGCCTGCGATCGCTGCGGGATGCCGCCGGAGATGCTTATCCCATCGTCCTGCAAGATCGTGCCCAGCAGGCGGAAGGCGTGACCCGGATCAAGAGTTTTCCCGGATTGGCCTACGTGGCCAAGCTGGACCATGCGGTGCTGCTAGCCGGCACCCGCTACATGATTGCGCGCGACCACATCATCCACGATGAGGTTGCCGCATATCAAGACGAGCCTGCCGCCGCGTTGAAATACTATCGCGCGGCCTTCTGGAACAACCGCAAGGAAGTCTTCTTCGACTTCGCGCTGCGGCCGAATCAGGAAATCGCGACGGGCATCAATTTGATGCACGAATACTCAAACAACTATTTCCATTTCGTCGCAGAAACGTTGCCCCGTCTGGTCCTGGCCGATGAGGCCGGGCTGCCCGACGACTTGCCTTTCCTGGTGGAACGGCAGCTGCATGAAAACATGCTGAAGTTGCTTGAATACGCGAACACGAGCACCCGTCCGGTGCTGTTCCTGGAGTCGGGCACCATGTACCCCGTGCGCACGGTGTATCAGCCCTCCGATGTCACTTCAGTCGTCGATGCCTACAATGGCGGGCCGATCGCGCGTCAGTCCTTCCTCGACGTCGGGCGCATCCGAACCGCGATTGACCGATGCAAGGCCCGGTTTCCCATCAAGGCGCCGGGACGCAAGCGCAAAATATACGCGGGCCGAAGCGGCAAGATCCGCAAACTCACCAACCAGGTCGAGCTCGAATACGAACTGGCCAGGCGGGGATTCGAAATCCTGCGCACGGACGAATTCAGCCTGGAAACACAGATCCAGATTTTCCGGGACGCCGAGATCATCATTGCGCCTACAGGAGCCCAGATAACCAACATCGTCTGGGCGGACCCTGGCACCCGCCTCATCGTGCTCGCCTCGGACCATCCCAGCCACCAGCTGTATCTGTGGGAATTGCTTGGCCGCGTATCACAAGCTCAAGTCGAATTCGTCATCGGCCCGCGCGCCTACGTCCGTGACGATCGCTACAGCGTTCACGACGACTATTCGGTGAATGTGCAAGACGTACTTACTCGGCTCGAAGACACACAAGACATACCAACCCAGCTCGACGCCAGCGCATAAGGCAAGATTCACATGCATGATCAACCGTACGAATCACTTGACTCCGTCATCGAACTAGTCGATCTCAGCAAGATTTCCGATCCACGCGGCAATCTGACCTTCATCGAAGGCAATCGGCATGTTCCCTTTGACATCAAGCGGGTCTACTACCTGTACGACGTTCCGGGTGGCGAGATGCGCGCCGGACACGCGCACCACCAGCTGCAACAACTCATCATCGGCATATCCGGGAGCTTCGATCTCGTCCTGGACAACGGCTACGAGCGTCGCACGATCACATGCAACCGCCCCTTCCGCGGCGTGCTGATGAAATCGCTCGTATGGCGCGAATTGAACAACTTCTCCTCCGGCGCCGTGTGCCTGGTGCTCGCGTCGATGCCATACGAAGAGTCTGACTACATCCGAGATTATCAAGACTTTCTCAAAACCGTCGAACAGAGACGACTGAAATGATCCCCTTCTTTGACATCCACGCCACTCACGCAGCAGTCGCAAACGAGCTGAAAGACGCTTTTGCCCGTGTGCTGGCAAGCGGCCACATCATCATGGGCAGCGAGCTTGAAAAGTTCGAGACGGAATTCGCGGCGTATTGCGGGGTCAAGCACTGCATTGGCGTTGGCAATGGCCTGGACGCTCTGGCGCTGGCCCTGCGCGCCCGGGGCATAGGCCCGGGCGACGAAGTCATCGTACCGTCGCAGACCTTCATCGCAACGTGGCTGGCCGTCAGCATGGTGGGCGCCACGCCAGTCCCCGTGGAGATCGATCCCGGAACATATGGCCTCGATACGAGCCGCATTGCGGCCGCGCTTACCGCGAAAACGAAGGGCATCGTGCCGGTTCACCTATATGGCGCACCGGTGGACATGAAGGGGATCAGCGATATCGCGGCGCGGCACGGTCTCTTCGTCCTGGAAGACGCCGCGCAGGCGCATGGCGCCCAATATCTTGGCCGCCGCGCTGGCGCGCTGGGCGATGCCGCCGCCTTCAGTTTCTATCCGACAAAAAACCTCGGCGCACTGGGCGACGGCGGCGCGATCGTCACCAATGACGATCGCCTGGCGGCAGATCTGCGCCGCCTGCGCAACTACGGTTCCAACAAGAAGTACGTGCATGAAGTCGCGGGCGTCAATTCCCGGCTCGACGAACTGCAGGCGGCATTCTTGCGAGTCCGGCTTCGTACGCTGGATAAGGAGAACGATCAGCGTCGCGCCATCGCCGCCCGCTACACCGAAGGTCTGCGGACCCTCCCCGGCATCACGACGCCTGTCTCCGTCGCCGGCGCCGTGCCCGTCTATCACCTGTACGTCATCCGCAGCAAGCAACGCGATGCTCTGGCGGCATATCTGAACGAACACAAGATCGGCTGCCTGGTCCACTACCCGACGGCGCCTCACATGCAAGCAGCCTACGCAGAGCTCGCGCTGGCGCTAGACAGCCTGCCCCTGGCACGAGCGGCAGCGGCGGAGACCCTGTCCCTGCCGATGTGGCCCGGAATGTCCGAAGCGCAAGTCGACACGGTCATCGACCGCATACGCCAATTCTGCGCGCAGTAACGAACCCATGAGCCTCCCCGTTTCCGTCATCGTTCCTATCTTCAATCAGGGAGACTATGCGCTTCGGGCCATCGACAGCCTGTGCGCGCAGACTTACGACAATCTTCAGATCATTGTCGTCGATGACGGATCCAGCGACGGCAGCGCCAAGCGCGTCCGGCAGCATTTCGGCGCGAAGATCACGCTGCTTGAACAGGAGAATGCCGGCCCCAGCGCGGCGCTCAACGCGGGCTTGCGCATCGCGCAAGGGGACATCATCGCGCTCATGGGCGGCGACGACATCGCCACGCAAGATCGGATCACCCATCAGGCAGCCATTCTCGGCACCGCGAATTGGGACGTGGTCTTTTCCAAGCCCCAGCTCATCAATGAGACAGGCGCCCCGATCCGGGATGGGCTCTATCCGGTTTTTTTCCAGCCCCCCCGCGAATCCAACTTACTGCGCAGCCTGTTTTTCGACGACAACTATCTTTGCGCCCCTTCCGCAACCATGCGGCGCAGCGTGATCGATGCCGTCGGCCCCTTCCACGAGGGGCTGATCCAACTTCAGGACTACGATTACTGGTTGCGCGCGGCGGGTCAAGGCTATCGGCTGGGGCTGTTCGACCACCGCATCGTCGCCTATCGTCGCCACACCGGCAATTTGTCGGCCGCGACGCGGGACCTGGCCACACGCACCGAAATTCCCATCGTCCTGGAAAGCGTACTGCAGACGGCGCGGCCCAGCGTTCTGCGACAGACCTTCCCGGAGTTCACGCAACCGGTCGCCGATCCCGAGGCTCCGTTGAACCTGTTCGAACAAAGCGCGGTATTGCTCGCCCACCCAAGGCAGGAAGTCAAGATGCGTGGCCTGACGAAGGCCATCGCCTTTGCCAAGGACACGCAGGGCGCCGCCGCCGGCACCAAGCCGCACCTGTTCCGCTACATCTACAACGCCGGCAACGCCATCCGTTGAATCCGTGTATGGGCTTGCCCGACGCGCCGGGCAAGCCCGGAAAAGACGTCATTTCCCTTGCGACAGCTCCCTTGAACGGAAAACGGAATCTCGATGTCCGCCGATGCCACCAGCCTTCTTGCCCGCGTCCGCCTCCTAATGGTCGGATCCGACAGCGCGTGCGCGACGCAGGATGAACGCTTGCCCAGGCGGTACTTCGCACTGTGCATTGCGCTCTATGTCTGCTATCTGCTGGCCATGCAGCCTGCGCTATTGCTCGACGGCGAAATGTGGGCCGAAATGGCCACCAACTACTATGCGAACGCGCAGGCGCCATCGCTGGTCGCACGCCTCATGTCGACCGACGCCGGCTATATCCCCTTGCCACAGCGCCTCCTCGCCTTGCTGTTTCATGCCCTGGCGCTACCCGCCTCCAGCATTCCATACGCCTACAGCTGGACCGCGATCCTGCTCACCGCGGCCATGGTGGGGAGCTTCTGCCTAGGTCCGTTCCGACGCGTCGTGCAAAGCGACGGCCTGCGCCTGCTGGTCGCGTTGAGTGTCCTCGCCCTGGCGGACTACGAGACTCGCACGTTCATCAACTTTACGTATTTTGCGGCTTTCTTCATCTTGATCCTGTCGGCACTGGCGCTGGTCAGTGACAAGATGGATGCTCCGCCCGGATGGGCATGGCTCACCCCGGTTCTCATGATATCGAAACCGGCCGTCGTGGCGACATTGCCCGGCCTGCTGCTGGCCGCGATATTGGGAAGAGGCCGGCGCTATCGATGGCTTGCGGCAGCATCCGTGGTCGCCTGCTGCGCGCAGGCGGCGCAGATGCTGCTTAGCCGCGCCAATGGCGCCTTCGCCACGCCGACCACCACAAGCCTGCCAGAAAAACTGTACATCGGTATCGAGTACGCATTTGGCTACCTGGGCGTATTCACGAGCGGCCGGCCAATGCGCGCCGGATTCCTCCATCCGGGCATGTATGGCATGGCGATCGCCGCGTTGCTGGTCGCGCTCATCCTGTTCCGCAAGCGCCGTGCAAATGCCCTGATTCCGATCGGCGGCCTGGCCATTGTCTTCACCACGCTCCTGAATGCGCTGGCGTTCGGCGATAGCTGGACCGCCGATCTGCCTCATCTGGCAAGTTCGTCCATCTACCGGCACGTCATCGTCATTTTCTTCGGCGTCACCCTCATCATGGCGGGCCTGTTCGCCAATATCTTGCCGACCGCCCCCCCAAGCAGCGGACCGCGGCGCCACGCGGCGCCAGCCTTGTTCGCATGCTGGCTGATCGCGGCTGGCTGGACATCCCAGGCAGGCCGCTTGAATCAGCAGCCGCAATTCCCGACGATCAACGCTTCATACTGGCAGGCCCAGTCCTACCGGATCGATAGCGGCGCCCCCGTCTGCGTGCCTATCAATCCAATCGGGTGGGCATACCTGCGCGGCTGCTCGCCGTTGGTCCAGGAACTGTCCTGGGGCGGGCATTCCCTGAATTTTCAACCCATCTCCTTCTCCTCCGGGATGGGTCGTCTGACGATCCCCATACCCGAAGCCGCCTTGAACGGTCGCGGCATCCAAGCCCTGGCCATTGCCGTAAAGCCGACAGTGGCACGGGAACAACCGTTCGCCGCGCGCATAGTGCTGACGCTGAAAGACGAAAGCGTGCGCTATCTAACTGGCGCGATGCGTCTCAAACCCGCTGGCGCGCTGCTGTTGATCGACGCGTCCCCCCCTGTCC
The Achromobacter sp. AONIH1 DNA segment above includes these coding regions:
- a CDS encoding DUF563 domain-containing protein, with the protein product MAARLLGRLPGQPAAMIGHRVDPTIAAIFDAYWYSRHAPKLAEGEDPLRHYLSSDPAEQSDPHPLFHGRWYLRNNPDVAASGLNPLAHYVNYGAKEGRAPCAYFDGAWYSATYLGASPRTNPLLHFIQHGAQAGHQPNPHFNTKWYVEHHPEAGAADTDPLSHYIYHGERRGFWPSPEFDPAWYISYYPDSALWPQGPFSHYLLFGQAEGRAGHRATDHDTETVAHSPDHAEPPATLLDLFDAAWYRRQVPDLSLQSDPLEHYLSEGAKRGLDPHPLFHTQWYLSRYPDVAESGQNALEHYVLYGASELRDPSEYFDVQQYCTEYAALIPAGANPLVHFLRHGARAGLNPNPYFDTRWYLSRYQRVTQSAFNPLVHYLIEGERLGYLPSPEFDPVRYAQTHADTLNWRYGALSHYLIFGRYEGRMLSPPEPASPVQPAASPVVNDVPDIVVDEPLEDMRARLPEVEPQQNPTPEPSSDPARSTSTPATSGHMPNVLPAGPVLSHDPGNPLGTLAELFDVNWYLAHTDDPAARRNPLGHYLLAGTAQGLNPHPLFHTAWYLATYPDVAASGINPFAHYVANGARELRNPCRLFDAKWYAERYPDVPADHGNALKHYCTHGAREGRDPHPLFNTRWYLDTYPEALEYGFDPLSHFLHHGESAGYAPGPTFNPEWYKLRHPDLVHWPDSLLAHYLAFGMAEGRTAAPGPLDFQSETELRNAIAAAAPSRESLQATIRLPVTGLRSLRDAAGDAYPIVLQDRAQQAEGVTRIKSFPGLAYVAKLDHAVLLAGTRYMIARDHIIHDEVAAYQDEPAAALKYYRAAFWNNRKEVFFDFALRPNQEIATGINLMHEYSNNYFHFVAETLPRLVLADEAGLPDDLPFLVERQLHENMLKLLEYANTSTRPVLFLESGTMYPVRTVYQPSDVTSVVDAYNGGPIARQSFLDVGRIRTAIDRCKARFPIKAPGRKRKIYAGRSGKIRKLTNQVELEYELARRGFEILRTDEFSLETQIQIFRDAEIIIAPTGAQITNIVWADPGTRLIVLASDHPSHQLYLWELLGRVSQAQVEFVIGPRAYVRDDRYSVHDDYSVNVQDVLTRLEDTQDIPTQLDASA
- a CDS encoding FdtA/QdtA family cupin domain-containing protein produces the protein MHDQPYESLDSVIELVDLSKISDPRGNLTFIEGNRHVPFDIKRVYYLYDVPGGEMRAGHAHHQLQQLIIGISGSFDLVLDNGYERRTITCNRPFRGVLMKSLVWRELNNFSSGAVCLVLASMPYEESDYIRDYQDFLKTVEQRRLK
- a CDS encoding DegT/DnrJ/EryC1/StrS aminotransferase family protein — encoded protein: MIPFFDIHATHAAVANELKDAFARVLASGHIIMGSELEKFETEFAAYCGVKHCIGVGNGLDALALALRARGIGPGDEVIVPSQTFIATWLAVSMVGATPVPVEIDPGTYGLDTSRIAAALTAKTKGIVPVHLYGAPVDMKGISDIAARHGLFVLEDAAQAHGAQYLGRRAGALGDAAAFSFYPTKNLGALGDGGAIVTNDDRLAADLRRLRNYGSNKKYVHEVAGVNSRLDELQAAFLRVRLRTLDKENDQRRAIAARYTEGLRTLPGITTPVSVAGAVPVYHLYVIRSKQRDALAAYLNEHKIGCLVHYPTAPHMQAAYAELALALDSLPLARAAAAETLSLPMWPGMSEAQVDTVIDRIRQFCAQ
- a CDS encoding glycosyltransferase, giving the protein MSLPVSVIVPIFNQGDYALRAIDSLCAQTYDNLQIIVVDDGSSDGSAKRVRQHFGAKITLLEQENAGPSAALNAGLRIAQGDIIALMGGDDIATQDRITHQAAILGTANWDVVFSKPQLINETGAPIRDGLYPVFFQPPRESNLLRSLFFDDNYLCAPSATMRRSVIDAVGPFHEGLIQLQDYDYWLRAAGQGYRLGLFDHRIVAYRRHTGNLSAATRDLATRTEIPIVLESVLQTARPSVLRQTFPEFTQPVADPEAPLNLFEQSAVLLAHPRQEVKMRGLTKAIAFAKDTQGAAAGTKPHLFRYIYNAGNAIR